From a single Candidatus Lernaella stagnicola genomic region:
- a CDS encoding energy-coupling factor transporter transmembrane component T, translated as MNVSFYQPRSAFFIATHPSARLLSVIALFVPAFFTDDPVFQSVYFGLTLLLALGTRATVNLWRLKGLALSIFLVSLVLWTLSLPGRTPLFSCGPLTIYDEAMMHGLGRALRLLSFLVLGVAFLTVTSIEEFTYGLRSLGVPYRVGFAISLAFRLAPLFLETAGHVANAHRARGVELDKGPFWRRWPRYAPLMVPVLVSGFRRADQMSLALEAKGFGFPGPRTHLISRSPTWRDGLLLCVVISLNIGGHFLTKF; from the coding sequence ATGAACGTGTCGTTTTATCAACCACGCAGCGCGTTTTTCATCGCGACGCATCCAAGCGCGCGGTTGCTGAGCGTGATTGCGCTGTTCGTGCCGGCGTTCTTCACCGACGATCCCGTTTTTCAGAGTGTCTATTTCGGACTCACCCTGCTGCTGGCCTTGGGTACGAGAGCAACGGTCAACCTCTGGCGCCTAAAGGGACTGGCGCTTTCGATATTCCTTGTTTCATTGGTGCTGTGGACCCTGTCCTTACCCGGCCGCACGCCGCTGTTTTCATGCGGTCCGTTGACGATATACGACGAAGCGATGATGCACGGTTTGGGCCGGGCTCTCCGCTTGCTCAGTTTTCTGGTTTTAGGCGTGGCGTTCTTGACGGTCACCTCCATCGAGGAATTCACGTACGGGCTGCGCAGCCTCGGTGTTCCATATCGTGTCGGTTTCGCAATCAGCCTCGCGTTCCGGTTGGCGCCGCTTTTCTTGGAAACCGCCGGCCACGTGGCCAACGCGCATCGGGCGCGGGGCGTCGAACTGGACAAGGGGCCTTTCTGGCGTCGGTGGCCGCGTTACGCTCCATTAATGGTGCCGGTATTGGTGTCCGGTTTCCGTCGCGCCGACCAGATGTCGCTTGCTCTGGAAGCGAAAGGATTCGGCTTTCCGGGCCCGCGAACGCACCTCATTTCCCGCTCGCCAACGTGGCGAGATGGGCTCTTGCTTTGTGTTGTGATTTCGCTCAATATTGGCGGACATTTTCTAACAAAGTTTTAG
- a CDS encoding ABC transporter ATP-binding protein — MAAPLRFRDFSFTYRRAASPALRNVDFELSAGAFVGLTGRTGAGKTTLARAAIGLVPYSLSGDVSGGVECFGELLARDNRHTAAQQVGLVFQDFEAQLFSTSVRGEVAFGLESRGVPPSAMPARIDTALQAVGLLQLADRDPGSLSGGEKQRLAIACVLAVEPDILVLDEPTTDLDPQGKQEIVALLRDLADEGRTVLLIEHEARLLELADRVVGLHEGVLDHDAPFAQWRRDAGLCLAHGIQPPDLTVLAEAMGWDDVPADVDAALAALRGFDAIPPEPARHAGEALFSFEDVSFEYEPGRPVVRHVDLEIRRGEAIAVLGANGAGKTTLVGLLNGLRRPTGGHVLFDGRDTTQMSIGELGAHVGFVFQNPDHQIFAPTVFEEVAFGLKTRGLAPADIAERVGNILESVGLSGHESCDPFVMTKGERQKLALAGVLVLEPEVIIMDEPTTGLDAVEQAAMNELLRRLNERGHTVVVITHTMQSALEVARRAIIVDEGGILADGPVHDLFADRDMLRRARLSLPPATELSLRLGWGALSAASLARRLREAKP; from the coding sequence ATGGCCGCTCCACTCCGCTTTCGCGATTTCTCCTTCACGTATCGACGGGCCGCGTCACCCGCCTTGCGCAACGTCGATTTCGAATTATCCGCCGGGGCCTTCGTCGGCCTGACCGGTCGCACCGGCGCCGGCAAAACGACGCTGGCGCGCGCAGCTATCGGGCTGGTTCCTTATTCGCTATCTGGCGACGTGAGCGGAGGGGTCGAATGTTTCGGCGAATTGCTCGCGCGCGACAACCGTCACACCGCAGCCCAACAGGTCGGTCTGGTGTTTCAGGATTTCGAGGCTCAACTCTTTTCGACCTCGGTTCGCGGTGAAGTCGCATTCGGTTTGGAAAGTCGCGGCGTGCCGCCATCGGCCATGCCTGCGCGAATCGACACGGCGCTGCAGGCGGTGGGTTTACTGCAACTGGCCGATCGCGATCCGGGCAGCCTTTCCGGTGGGGAGAAGCAGCGACTGGCCATCGCGTGTGTGCTCGCGGTCGAACCGGACATCCTCGTGTTGGATGAGCCGACGACCGATCTTGATCCGCAAGGCAAGCAGGAGATCGTGGCGTTGTTGCGCGACCTGGCCGACGAAGGCCGCACCGTTCTGCTGATCGAACACGAAGCCCGCTTGCTCGAATTGGCCGACCGCGTCGTCGGCTTGCACGAGGGTGTCTTAGATCATGACGCGCCGTTCGCCCAATGGCGCCGCGACGCCGGGCTTTGTCTCGCGCACGGTATTCAACCGCCGGACCTGACGGTCTTGGCCGAAGCCATGGGTTGGGATGACGTGCCCGCCGACGTGGACGCGGCCTTGGCGGCGTTGCGTGGTTTCGATGCCATACCACCCGAACCGGCCCGGCATGCCGGTGAAGCCCTGTTTTCGTTCGAGGACGTCTCCTTCGAATACGAGCCCGGCCGTCCCGTCGTGCGCCACGTCGATTTGGAGATCCGCCGCGGTGAAGCGATCGCTGTGCTGGGAGCGAACGGCGCCGGAAAAACGACGCTCGTGGGGTTGCTCAACGGTCTGCGGCGTCCCACCGGTGGGCACGTACTATTCGACGGGCGTGACACGACGCAGATGTCGATCGGCGAACTGGGCGCTCACGTCGGCTTTGTTTTTCAGAACCCGGACCACCAGATATTTGCGCCGACGGTTTTCGAAGAAGTCGCCTTCGGGCTCAAAACGCGCGGCTTGGCTCCCGCGGATATTGCCGAGCGCGTCGGGAACATTCTGGAGAGCGTCGGACTATCCGGGCACGAGTCATGCGATCCATTCGTGATGACCAAGGGAGAACGGCAGAAGTTGGCGCTGGCGGGCGTGCTCGTCTTGGAACCGGAAGTGATCATCATGGACGAACCGACGACCGGCCTGGATGCGGTCGAGCAAGCGGCCATGAACGAATTGCTGCGACGCCTTAACGAGCGAGGGCATACGGTAGTCGTCATCACCCACACGATGCAAAGCGCGCTGGAAGTGGCGCGCCGCGCGATCATCGTGGACGAAGGCGGCATTCTCGCCGACGGTCCCGTGCACGACCTTTTTGCCGACCGGGACATGCTGCGTCGCGCGCGACTGAGTTTGCCGCCGGCGACCGAATTGTCTTTACGGCTGGGCTGGGGGGCTCTCTCGGCTGCTTCGTTGGCGCGCCGGTTGCGGGAAGCAAAGCCATGA
- a CDS encoding QueT transporter family protein — MQKFTGLFAISTAALALAFVLVAILRRFLLRRPLDVFSMWRETRMVVYAAVTAALYFALLVPFKWAVLVPGLTEIRPGAAAPLALSFLLGPAAAWGAAIGNFIGDFFGMFGPGSLVGFVGNFLLAYAPYAIYRAWIGHRSPIGIGWRGPFVAAVGIIAGSLACGTFIGWGAHLIGLAPFRVLAPVIVINNVIVGLVLALPLVLLLYPRAAAWGVTYYEIMDEKDAAPAPTAKLGSVIFIVAALTGLITGVALQSFLGVDATAPWVLGLAVSPSILAMFVGLLLL; from the coding sequence GTGCAGAAGTTTACCGGTCTGTTTGCGATATCGACCGCCGCTTTGGCGCTGGCTTTCGTGCTCGTGGCGATATTGCGCCGCTTTCTGCTTCGCCGCCCGCTGGACGTGTTCAGCATGTGGCGCGAAACACGCATGGTCGTGTACGCCGCCGTCACCGCCGCACTCTATTTTGCGCTGCTGGTTCCTTTTAAGTGGGCGGTGCTGGTTCCCGGCCTCACCGAGATTCGTCCGGGCGCGGCCGCGCCGTTGGCGCTGTCTTTTCTGCTTGGACCGGCAGCCGCCTGGGGCGCGGCAATCGGTAATTTCATCGGCGATTTCTTCGGCATGTTCGGCCCCGGAAGCCTCGTCGGTTTTGTGGGGAACTTCTTGTTGGCCTATGCCCCCTACGCCATTTACCGCGCCTGGATCGGACACCGATCACCGATCGGCATAGGATGGCGCGGGCCGTTCGTCGCGGCCGTGGGGATCATCGCCGGGTCTCTTGCTTGCGGCACCTTCATCGGTTGGGGTGCGCATTTGATCGGGCTGGCGCCCTTTCGGGTGTTGGCGCCGGTGATCGTGATCAACAACGTGATCGTCGGTCTGGTTCTGGCGCTCCCGCTCGTATTGTTGCTCTATCCCCGCGCCGCGGCCTGGGGCGTCACCTACTACGAAATCATGGATGAAAAGGACGCGGCGCCTGCGCCGACCGCCAAACTGGGATCCGTGATTTTCATTGTCGCGGCCCTCACCGGATTGATCACCGGCGTCGCGCTGCAATCGTTCTTGGGAGTGGACGCCACCGCGCCGTGGGTGCTCGGGCTGGCGGTTTCTCCCTCCATCCTGGCCATGTTCGTCGGCCTGTTGTTGTTGTAG
- a CDS encoding bifunctional serine/threonine-protein kinase/formylglycine-generating enzyme family protein, translating into MAATKTGLSVGSTFAGRFAIEELIGRGPMAEVFRVTEGDKTYALKVFLPRIVPGYIPTAKVKSTYDEKAAKHPQVVRPLEVGEQDGMKFLLLPYIKGAGLREFLEFLAEESGTADPHRAAVLVARIGDILGSLPKRSGHGAVKPSNIHVLGMSPEGPLPEDPRVLLTDMGTNFLLSFSKYASLQLSAGAPYYYLAPEFVTFGGKVDSAADQYALGALLYELLTGRPPRKGSKPVSQVNAAVTEEWDDLIGRLMAPKPDKRFSDYDEFRHALAEVAGSLPEPFAMSATGDAEPADGQWVADAFDDLLDNAIAKSEAIGRGEEPAKPPESVRLDDKEEPPAPQVEETPEEEVGDVFEEVEAEIVEEQAPAEEAEIQAGIEGDVAAAADELFGEIDAEEVEPEVEEEPVAEEPEPEKVEPEAEEEPVAEEPEPEEVEPEVAEEPVEAEPEPEEAEPEVEEEPVAEEPEPEEVEPEVAEEPVAEEPEPEEAEPEVAEEPVAEEPEPEEAEPEVAEEPVAEEPEPEEAEPEPEVVEEPVEEEPEPEEAEPEVAEEPVEAEPEPEEAEPEVEEEPVAEEPEPEEAEPEVAEEPVEAEPEPEEPEPVAEEAEVAEEPVAEAAFVDDLFDQPPERESEEEGEQEAPPEEEIVEGAVAEEAAQGEEEAVEALAESAAEEQEVGAEEGEVEGEAIVEGGKGTEDLIEGEVTFEDIVSGVDDWIEGDEEKPEPKPEPEEPKTPPREAKPKAEKSAAGLLVAAFIGAALVALMVLAYGYLSDWLGGPPPTEPTPVVADVSPTPEATPEKTPEDIPQEIAALINEANALIAKNRFVYPSGNAALDKVVAIEKLDPHHAFPDEARNKMLANLAKRIESLIAVEDFQKALSLVKQGLKIRPNDPDFKEYLAAVQKGLATQSDPKKIAKLVKELNWFMKNKVYVKPKGSCALSTCEKIEEIDKNQPDAKKTRQAIVQTKIDLAEGYLSGKKWDETIASANDGLLVEPMNAKLLDLKTKALEGKEEALAETPEVVIPVAKKCSEGMRYVGGGSVRMGSSPTDPMRRAGEKPNTPTYVAPFCVDLYEYPNQPGQAPKTNITWNEAKNLCTAVGKRLCTEAEWERSCKGPANRRFPYGNDYNANRCATQDGKGQKRSIAAAGGWAGCRSGYGVYDMSGNVREWTASPIATGKSSYVLKGGAADQPDYAVRCAIRVPASANTKSYLVGFRCCKKPNE; encoded by the coding sequence ATGGCCGCCACGAAAACGGGTCTATCCGTTGGCTCGACGTTTGCCGGCCGCTTTGCGATCGAGGAATTAATAGGGCGGGGCCCCATGGCCGAGGTTTTTCGTGTCACGGAGGGTGACAAAACCTACGCCTTAAAAGTCTTTCTTCCCAGGATTGTACCCGGCTATATCCCGACAGCGAAAGTTAAGTCCACGTACGATGAAAAGGCGGCGAAGCATCCACAGGTTGTGAGGCCCCTGGAAGTCGGCGAGCAGGATGGAATGAAGTTCCTCCTGCTACCCTACATTAAAGGCGCCGGCCTTCGAGAATTCCTGGAATTCCTTGCCGAGGAATCCGGAACCGCCGATCCCCATCGCGCCGCGGTGCTGGTCGCCAGAATCGGCGATATTCTAGGATCCTTGCCGAAGCGTTCGGGCCACGGCGCCGTCAAGCCGTCGAATATTCACGTGCTCGGCATGTCGCCCGAGGGGCCGTTGCCCGAGGATCCGCGCGTACTTCTCACCGATATGGGCACCAACTTCCTGCTTAGCTTCAGCAAATACGCAAGCCTGCAGCTTTCCGCGGGAGCGCCGTACTATTACCTCGCGCCGGAATTCGTCACGTTCGGCGGAAAAGTCGATTCGGCGGCGGACCAATATGCGCTCGGTGCGCTTCTCTACGAATTGCTGACCGGTCGCCCTCCGAGAAAAGGATCCAAACCGGTCTCGCAAGTCAACGCGGCCGTTACCGAAGAGTGGGACGATCTGATCGGGCGTCTCATGGCGCCGAAACCGGATAAGAGATTCTCCGATTACGACGAGTTCCGGCACGCACTGGCTGAGGTCGCCGGTTCCCTGCCGGAACCGTTTGCCATGTCGGCGACCGGCGACGCGGAACCTGCCGACGGGCAATGGGTCGCCGACGCTTTTGACGACCTGCTTGATAACGCCATCGCGAAAAGCGAAGCCATTGGCCGCGGCGAAGAACCGGCAAAACCGCCGGAATCCGTGCGTTTGGACGATAAGGAAGAGCCGCCGGCCCCGCAAGTCGAGGAAACGCCCGAAGAAGAAGTGGGCGACGTGTTCGAAGAGGTCGAAGCCGAAATTGTGGAGGAGCAGGCCCCGGCGGAAGAAGCCGAGATACAGGCCGGTATTGAAGGGGATGTCGCGGCCGCAGCCGATGAGCTTTTTGGGGAAATCGATGCGGAAGAGGTTGAGCCTGAGGTCGAAGAAGAGCCGGTAGCAGAAGAACCCGAGCCGGAGAAAGTCGAGCCTGAGGCTGAAGAAGAACCGGTAGCGGAAGAACCCGAGCCGGAGGAAGTTGAGCCTGAGGTTGCGGAAGAACCGGTCGAAGCAGAACCCGAACCGGAAGAGGCCGAGCCGGAGGTTGAAGAAGAACCGGTAGCGGAAGAACCCGAGCCGGAAGAAGTTGAGCCTGAGGTTGCGGAAGAACCGGTAGCCGAAGAACCCGAACCGGAAGAGGCTGAGCCGGAGGTTGCGGAGGAACCGGTAGCGGAAGAGCCCGAACCGGAGGAGGCTGAGCCGGAGGTTGCGGAGGAACCGGTAGCGGAAGAGCCCGAACCGGAAGAGGCTGAGCCGGAACCCGAGGTTGTCGAAGAGCCGGTCGAAGAGGAACCCGAACCGGAAGAGGCTGAGCCTGAGGTTGCGGAAGAACCGGTCGAAGCAGAACCCGAACCGGAAGAGGCCGAGCCGGAGGTTGAAGAAGAACCGGTAGCAGAAGAGCCCGAGCCGGAAGAAGCCGAACCCGAGGTTGCGGAAGAACCGGTCGAAGCAGAACCCGAACCGGAAGAGCCAGAGCCGGTGGCGGAAGAGGCCGAGGTTGCCGAAGAACCGGTTGCCGAGGCGGCTTTCGTCGACGACCTATTCGATCAACCGCCGGAGCGGGAAAGCGAAGAGGAAGGCGAACAAGAAGCGCCGCCCGAAGAAGAAATCGTTGAAGGCGCGGTAGCTGAAGAGGCCGCACAAGGCGAGGAGGAAGCAGTAGAAGCTCTCGCCGAATCGGCCGCTGAAGAACAAGAAGTTGGAGCCGAGGAAGGGGAGGTCGAAGGCGAAGCCATCGTTGAGGGCGGAAAAGGAACCGAGGACCTAATCGAGGGTGAAGTCACGTTCGAGGACATCGTCTCCGGCGTCGACGATTGGATTGAAGGCGACGAAGAAAAGCCTGAGCCGAAGCCTGAGCCCGAGGAACCGAAGACTCCACCCCGCGAAGCGAAACCCAAGGCGGAAAAAAGCGCGGCGGGGCTGCTTGTGGCGGCCTTTATCGGCGCGGCGCTCGTGGCCTTGATGGTGCTCGCGTACGGGTATTTAAGCGACTGGCTTGGCGGGCCGCCGCCGACCGAGCCCACACCCGTCGTGGCCGATGTCTCACCGACACCGGAGGCGACTCCGGAAAAAACTCCGGAAGATATCCCGCAGGAGATTGCGGCGCTGATCAACGAGGCAAACGCACTCATCGCTAAGAATCGCTTTGTGTACCCCTCGGGAAACGCCGCGTTGGATAAGGTGGTGGCGATTGAAAAACTCGATCCGCACCACGCATTCCCGGACGAAGCCCGCAACAAAATGTTGGCGAATCTTGCGAAGCGAATCGAATCGCTCATCGCCGTCGAAGACTTTCAGAAGGCGTTATCCCTGGTAAAGCAGGGGCTGAAAATCCGACCGAACGATCCGGATTTCAAGGAATACCTGGCTGCGGTGCAAAAAGGGTTGGCGACTCAATCCGACCCGAAGAAGATCGCCAAATTGGTCAAGGAACTCAATTGGTTCATGAAGAATAAAGTCTACGTGAAGCCGAAGGGCTCCTGCGCGCTGAGCACCTGCGAGAAAATCGAGGAGATCGATAAAAACCAACCGGACGCCAAAAAAACGCGGCAGGCCATCGTGCAAACAAAAATCGACTTGGCCGAGGGATACCTCAGCGGCAAAAAATGGGACGAAACCATCGCCAGCGCCAATGACGGTTTGCTTGTCGAACCCATGAACGCCAAGTTGCTCGATCTCAAAACCAAAGCCCTCGAGGGCAAAGAAGAAGCCTTGGCTGAAACGCCCGAAGTCGTCATACCGGTGGCGAAGAAATGCTCCGAGGGTATGCGGTATGTCGGCGGCGGTTCGGTGCGTATGGGCAGTTCGCCGACCGATCCGATGCGGCGCGCAGGAGAAAAACCAAATACGCCGACCTACGTCGCGCCCTTCTGCGTGGATTTGTACGAATATCCCAACCAGCCGGGGCAGGCCCCGAAAACCAACATAACCTGGAACGAGGCCAAGAACCTGTGCACCGCGGTTGGCAAGCGGCTTTGTACGGAAGCCGAGTGGGAACGCTCCTGCAAGGGGCCCGCGAACCGGCGTTTCCCATACGGCAACGACTACAATGCCAACCGTTGCGCAACGCAGGACGGAAAAGGCCAGAAACGCAGCATCGCCGCAGCGGGCGGCTGGGCCGGTTGTCGCTCGGGGTACGGCGTGTACGACATGTCGGGAAATGTGCGCGAGTGGACAGCCTCGCCGATCGCGACCGGGAAGTCGTCATACGTTCTCAAGGGCGGCGCTGCGGACCAGCCGGATTACGCCGTGCGCTGTGCGATTCGCGTCCCGGCAAGCGCGAATACGAAAAGTTACCTGGTCGGCTTCCGTTGCTGTAAAAAACCGAACGAGTAA
- the amrS gene encoding AmmeMemoRadiSam system radical SAM enzyme has translation MTAAAVTARFQTKLEGQQCRCELCPRHCVIDLDGEGFCGHRANRDGNLIAVRYGQVAALAIDPIEKKPLYHFHPGSPILSVGANGCNLACRFCQNWHLSTGRVNTRYLSPEALAAEAGGTDSIGVAFTYNEPTVWFEYIIDNARLLHDAGRVVVLVTNGYLESEPWDELCGHVDAMNIDVKGDDAFYRSLTGGRLAPVRRNVEAAWRAGVHVEVTNLLVTDANDDPRQVRELVSWLASVSPLIPLHLSRYFPNHRHEAPPTPIARLEAAVEIAREQLQFVYAGNAHVAGGADTHCPKCGAQLVKRSGYRTRSVGLDDQGRCAACGGEASFRV, from the coding sequence ATGACTGCCGCAGCCGTCACCGCGCGCTTTCAAACGAAGCTCGAAGGGCAACAGTGTCGCTGTGAGTTGTGCCCGCGTCACTGTGTCATCGACCTGGATGGGGAAGGCTTTTGCGGGCATCGCGCCAACCGCGACGGCAACTTGATCGCCGTGCGCTACGGACAGGTGGCAGCCCTGGCGATCGACCCGATTGAAAAGAAACCGCTGTATCACTTTCACCCGGGAAGCCCGATTCTTTCCGTGGGTGCCAACGGCTGCAATCTTGCGTGCCGTTTTTGCCAGAACTGGCACCTTTCCACCGGACGCGTGAACACGCGTTACCTCTCCCCGGAGGCTTTGGCCGCGGAGGCGGGCGGGACGGATTCCATCGGGGTCGCGTTTACTTACAACGAACCGACCGTGTGGTTCGAATACATCATCGACAACGCGCGGCTGTTGCACGACGCCGGTCGGGTGGTTGTCTTGGTGACCAACGGCTATCTGGAAAGCGAACCTTGGGACGAACTCTGCGGCCACGTCGACGCCATGAACATCGACGTCAAGGGTGACGACGCGTTCTACCGCAGCCTGACCGGGGGGCGTCTCGCGCCCGTGCGGCGCAACGTGGAGGCCGCGTGGCGGGCGGGCGTTCACGTGGAGGTGACGAACCTGCTGGTCACCGACGCCAACGACGATCCGCGACAGGTGCGCGAATTGGTGTCGTGGCTCGCTTCGGTATCGCCGCTCATCCCGCTGCACTTATCACGGTATTTTCCGAACCACCGCCACGAGGCTCCGCCCACGCCGATCGCGCGTCTGGAAGCGGCAGTCGAAATCGCGCGCGAGCAGCTACAATTCGTTTACGCCGGTAACGCGCACGTGGCCGGCGGGGCGGATACGCATTGTCCGAAATGTGGCGCACAGCTTGTCAAACGCAGCGGTTATCGTACGCGGAGCGTCGGTCTCGACGACCAGGGGCGTTGCGCGGCGTGCGGCGGCGAAGCGTCGTTTCGCGTGTGA
- the rodA gene encoding rod shape-determining protein RodA: MLKRRASIFRNPDSRYTGRIDRRLVANFDWPLLTILLLILLVGLVNLYSATHHDEVHQGRFTLQFVWILVGLVLMVLAFAVNYQVYKNLAIGILVAVVIFLLATLVIGYVSHGARRWLILGPLRFQPSEFAKLAVTLALAKFLSENQSGAGLSIKELRWPAAIVLGPTLLVLLQPDLGTAIMTLLIAGTMILFVGVRKKTLIGLGVSGAFLAPVMYFFLLKDYQRERILTLLDPARDPTGTGWHIRQSLIAIGSGRTFGKGFLMGTQTKLDFLPEQHTDFIFSVMAEEWGFIGGFVILALFFALVMWGLNIAMQSKDEFGTLLAVGLTAFVFWHVVVNIGMVLGLLPVVGVPLPFVSYGRTSLLTMMIAVGLLLNISSRRYIF, from the coding sequence ATGTTGAAGCGACGCGCCTCCATTTTCCGCAACCCCGACAGCCGTTACACCGGCCGGATCGATCGCCGCCTCGTGGCGAATTTCGATTGGCCCTTGTTGACCATTTTGCTGCTGATCCTTCTGGTCGGTCTGGTCAATTTGTATAGCGCCACGCATCACGACGAGGTGCATCAGGGGCGATTCACGCTGCAGTTCGTATGGATTCTCGTCGGACTGGTGCTGATGGTCCTCGCGTTCGCGGTGAACTACCAGGTCTACAAAAACTTGGCCATCGGCATCTTGGTGGCCGTCGTCATTTTCTTATTGGCCACGCTGGTCATCGGATACGTCAGCCACGGCGCGCGGCGCTGGTTAATTCTCGGCCCGTTACGCTTCCAACCCAGCGAGTTCGCCAAACTCGCCGTCACGTTGGCGCTCGCGAAATTTCTTTCCGAAAATCAAAGCGGCGCGGGCCTTTCGATCAAGGAGCTACGTTGGCCCGCGGCCATCGTGCTCGGGCCGACGCTGCTGGTGCTGCTCCAACCCGACCTCGGCACCGCTATCATGACGCTGCTGATCGCCGGCACGATGATCCTTTTCGTCGGTGTGCGCAAAAAGACATTGATCGGCCTGGGCGTTTCCGGCGCGTTCCTCGCTCCCGTGATGTACTTCTTCCTGCTGAAGGACTACCAGCGCGAACGAATACTCACGCTACTGGACCCGGCTCGCGACCCCACCGGCACGGGCTGGCACATTCGACAATCGTTGATCGCCATCGGCTCGGGGCGGACCTTCGGCAAGGGCTTTTTAATGGGCACCCAAACCAAACTCGACTTTCTCCCCGAGCAACACACCGACTTCATTTTCTCGGTGATGGCCGAGGAATGGGGATTTATCGGCGGCTTCGTGATTCTCGCCCTCTTTTTTGCGCTGGTCATGTGGGGCCTGAACATCGCCATGCAATCGAAGGATGAATTCGGCACCTTGCTGGCCGTCGGGTTGACCGCGTTCGTTTTCTGGCACGTCGTGGTCAATATTGGGATGGTGCTTGGATTGCTGCCGGTGGTCGGCGTGCCGCTGCCCTTCGTGTCTTACGGTCGAACATCGCTGCTCACGATGATGATAGCGGTCGGGTTACTGCTCAACATATCCAGCCGACGATATATCTTCTGA
- the mrdA gene encoding penicillin-binding protein 2: MQQEIAGEKQYQKSFNRLSAVIVAVFAILLARLWYLQEIQGPQLQKSSEANRIGEYRIGGPRGMIFDREGEALVDNRPSFDVIYNPTLVPKKKRRAFLYRVCEEIGCDVTLAEERLRRRPGAITLKEDISRSELARVETLAMLYEGNQFPLRIEQTGKRTFTFGSLFAHVIGHTGEINQQQLDLPEYAGYRPGDRVGRTGVEATYEKHLRPGFGLNKVEENARGVSIRQLEFVPAEPGKNLVLNLSRRLQHTAARALAGHAGAIVALDPRNGKVLALYSAPSFDPELFTRPLSKEEWASLKDKPHHPLQNKAIGGLYPPGSTFKVVSALAGLQEGEITPKKGFECLGKWRFGERDFRCHNERGHGFVNLYNSIMRSCDVYYYKLSVELGIDRISKYARILGGGSKTGIDIPGELDGLIPDREWKERVYHKNWMPGETLNTAIGQGSVTMTPLQLAVMYAAIANRGTLYQPQVVDKVLAPNGKVIKQFEPVVVSEAAFDEENFDHLHKALSMVVNAQGGSAYHIRLKSMLVAGKTGTSQVRQLGRNRATSRYVDYKYRDHALFASFAPVEEPEIVVIVVVEHGGFGSRTAAPIARMVLQTYAAMRATQAVERATQ; the protein is encoded by the coding sequence ATGCAACAGGAAATCGCCGGCGAGAAGCAATACCAAAAATCATTCAACCGATTATCGGCGGTCATCGTCGCGGTTTTTGCCATCCTTTTGGCCCGCTTGTGGTACCTGCAGGAAATCCAAGGTCCGCAACTTCAAAAAAGCAGCGAAGCCAACCGCATCGGCGAGTATCGCATCGGCGGCCCGCGCGGGATGATTTTCGATCGCGAAGGCGAAGCGCTGGTCGACAACCGCCCGTCCTTCGATGTGATCTACAACCCTACCCTCGTCCCGAAGAAAAAGCGGCGCGCGTTCTTGTATCGCGTCTGCGAGGAGATCGGTTGCGATGTCACCTTGGCCGAAGAGCGACTGCGACGACGCCCTGGGGCGATTACGCTCAAGGAAGACATCAGCCGTTCGGAACTCGCCCGCGTCGAAACCCTGGCGATGCTCTACGAGGGCAATCAGTTTCCGTTACGCATCGAGCAAACGGGGAAGCGCACCTTCACGTTCGGCTCGCTTTTCGCTCACGTGATCGGCCACACCGGCGAGATCAACCAACAACAACTCGACCTGCCCGAATACGCCGGCTACCGCCCCGGTGACCGCGTGGGCCGCACCGGTGTCGAGGCGACCTACGAGAAGCACCTGCGCCCCGGCTTTGGCTTAAACAAGGTCGAGGAAAACGCCCGCGGCGTCAGCATTCGCCAGCTCGAATTCGTTCCCGCGGAACCGGGCAAAAATCTGGTTCTCAATCTCAGCCGCCGCCTGCAACACACCGCGGCTCGTGCACTGGCGGGGCACGCGGGCGCCATCGTGGCGCTCGACCCCCGGAACGGCAAGGTTCTCGCGCTCTACAGCGCCCCTTCCTTCGACCCGGAATTATTCACGCGACCGCTCTCGAAGGAGGAGTGGGCCTCGCTGAAAGACAAGCCGCATCACCCGCTGCAAAACAAAGCCATCGGCGGTTTGTATCCGCCGGGTTCGACCTTCAAAGTCGTTTCGGCCCTCGCCGGTTTGCAGGAGGGGGAAATCACGCCGAAGAAAGGCTTCGAATGCCTGGGTAAGTGGCGGTTCGGCGAACGCGATTTCCGCTGCCACAACGAACGCGGCCACGGCTTCGTCAACCTGTACAACAGCATCATGCGAAGCTGCGATGTGTACTACTACAAGCTTTCGGTGGAGCTCGGTATCGACCGCATTTCCAAGTACGCCCGCATATTAGGCGGCGGCTCCAAGACGGGCATCGACATTCCCGGTGAGTTGGACGGCTTAATACCGGACCGCGAGTGGAAGGAACGCGTCTACCATAAAAACTGGATGCCGGGCGAGACGCTCAATACGGCGATCGGCCAGGGCTCGGTGACGATGACGCCGCTCCAATTGGCGGTGATGTACGCCGCCATCGCCAACCGCGGCACGCTCTACCAGCCGCAAGTCGTGGACAAGGTGCTGGCGCCGAACGGCAAAGTGATCAAACAATTCGAGCCCGTCGTGGTCTCCGAAGCCGCCTTTGACGAAGAGAATTTCGATCACTTGCACAAAGCGCTGTCGATGGTGGTCAACGCGCAGGGCGGCAGCGCCTATCATATCCGCCTCAAGAGCATGCTCGTGGCGGGGAAGACGGGAACCAGCCAGGTGCGCCAACTCGGCCGCAACCGGGCGACATCGCGGTACGTGGATTACAAGTACCGGGACCACGCCCTGTTCGCATCTTTCGCGCCGGTCGAGGAACCGGAAATCGTGGTCATCGTTGTGGTGGAACACGGCGGTTTCGGCAGCCGCACGGCGGCCCCGATCGCCCGGATGGTTCTGCAGACCTACGCCGCCATGCGCGCCACACAAGCCGTTGAAAGAGCCACTCAATAA